TTGGTCATCTCTACGCCATGACAAATCACTACGATGGGCCCTTCAAATACGAGGCCTTTCAGGTATCGTGCTAGTTTTGAACTTGCCAATCTTGTGACAGTATTGGTAACTTGGTAGATCGTAATATTCCGTATTTTATCGTAATTTTACGTAGTTTACCGTTATCATCCTTGACAATCCTGGTTGATTCTGACCTATCCGTAAAGCAACGTAACTGTATCGTGTTGTGTCGTTACAATCCGCACCAAACCGTATTGTTCAATAATCAATTACGTAGCTGATACTTCCAAGTTTAACTACGGAAGACAACGGCTACTATTGGGAAATCTGCGGACCATTACAGAATACTACGATTGATGCCGGATTGTAACCGTAGCTTGTGACCGGGGCTTTACTGATTCTCCATAACATGGAAAAGGAAAGAAATCTGTCGAGCCGTTAACGAGACGTTGACCTAAGTTGAAACTGGAAGTGAGGTCATGACGGCCATATTAGATTTTTGACCAATATAAAAATTCTTCTGTCAAACCTTCAACTCTTTTGCATACAAATATACGGTGACACGTTCATTGGCGTATCTCTTATCATTTCGGAGATTCTTTGTATGAAACTTTGGATGCAGAAGTATATaaaaaatagaacaaaaatTATTGGTCTTTTCATTCCCCATAGGTGAAAGACTTCGCTTGGTGAGCGATGCATGCCGTCCCGGCCTCATGTTACCATTTTAATCTTCAATTGGGGTACTAGTAAAGAGTGAGACCCAGCGGAAAAATTGTTCATTTGTCAAAGTCGGACGAAGGCACACATATTGGTATGGTCACCACCGACTTGCATGGTATGTACATACCTCCCAATAGAAAAATAAAGTGTGTTTGTCATAACGAAgcagatacatgtatagaccCCGCTATCCTCCTGTTTTATTTTCCTTGGAGCATTTGCGAATGATTTATCAAACCCATATCCCATAACTAATATTCACAGCCTGATTGTAATCAGTTGTTCCTACCCTATATATAGTCAAGAAAAGTTTACTTTCTAATGAAGCACATTTTCTCATTAGAATTCGTTTGTATCcggtattatgtatatatttgcataaaaaacatcaatatactCTTAGACGGAATTGTCTCTTTCTGTAATCATAACATATACAAAGAAAAGATGTTTGACCCCGCACTATATTTCACAGGTGTGTCCGTGCAGtatacaattataaaaaaaaatcaattaattaccGCAAAGAAAGTTTTTTCTAGGCGAAAACTATTCGTGAAATCAAACAGCCCTAAAAATTAACTAGACGCGAAAACACGACATTATGTCGTCGAGAAAATAACTATAGCAAATCTATATGGGATCACAAAGGTAAAATGGACGCAATGAGGGTCTGAATAAGCATGTTGTCGTGTATCAAATGAGCACAAATACACAGATATTTGAGTAGCAGTAATACGATGTGATAATAaaagattaagaaaaaaattaaaaactataaTTGAAAATCCACAGAATATAGAAAGACACATTAACAGCACAGAAAGACTTTTTGACGGTATTCagtctaattaaaatacaaaatatacaagtcTTACATTCATAACGTGGTGAATTAtgtgaaaatgttaaaaaatatatgtttcaatACTATTGAATTTGATCGAATAGTATGTAATGAATTATATCAAACactatttcaatcagattgagaAACCAATGTCCATTAAGTATGCTTTCATAGTTAAATGGTGAGAATATAAGACATGTAAGGTGAAATCTTTTCCGCTATAACAGTAGCTAAAGTAACATGTActtaattatatacattatcaataACAAGTTAGAATCTGGATGTGTTTGTTAAAACACGAGAATAGAACACATGTAACATAAACTTTATTACATACATCATCCACAATCTAATAAAGGACCGCTACCTTaccgaaatggcttttaattttgaaaattttagaGAGTCTCAAAAGTTAtgaacttaccgttaatactacatttatcatcactttctgaacaattatattcaaataaatgaaatgttaattttcataacgcgggtcgtctgatgtttcccgccgtcgtcctaaataccacgtggtagttgattatcactgcgccagaaagcaaaacagcgaaatgaaacccaactgttatcatatgttaaaggcccactacctttccgaaacggcttttaatttttaaaatgggaaagtaaaacgagatcgatatttttgtatagtctctaaagttattaacttaccgttaatactacacgtgtcatcacattctgaacaatttgattaaaataaataaaatgttaattttcataacccgggtcgtattatgtttcccgccgtcgtcctaaatgccgcgcggtagttgactatcactgcgccagacggcaaaacagcgaaataactctccattgttatcaaacattacgcaggaaatcttgcatatgttttgtgttgtaacctcatcttaggccattggtatatattttccgatgttattaatgtttttaagaaacctctatgttttcctccggaaaggtagCGGGCCTTTAAGCATGATATCTTGCATAAGCTCCATGTTATCacctcatcttaggtcatcgtGATATAGtttcttatgttatttatgatttttagaaacctttcAATTTTGCTCTGGataggtagtgggcctttaaaatacagatccttttaGTTAATCACCCCGTTCAATAGACCTCGTATCAAAcgcagtgataataaggatctgtattttgatTACATTGGCATCATCGATAACAAGTTATAATCTCGATTTTCTAGTTAAAAAGGTGAGAATAAAAATTTATGTAACAGATATCTAATTATATGCATCATCAATAACACGTTAGAATCTGGATGTAATGCTCGATCGCTTTATCTAAGTATGGCTGAACATTGATATCCTATCTGCTCTCTTGGTCACACAGAGATAATGCATTCTCGGCAGGTCCTTGTCTAACAAGTGGGTCCTTCAATCTATTTGCATATCTACACAATTTTGTTAAGGTTTAACACTATATTGGCCTTTATATCGTGTTCgtgaatatttaatgttttatgatatatagGTAACCCACCAAACAACCACAACAAACAAAACCAACATGAAATATaccaaatttaaattttaagatacaGTAATGTGATCTCTACTAAAcattaaataattcattaaaattccaTCCTCCTCTCCCCCAAAAAAATGTGCATTTATATAAGTATCAATCACGAATGTTCCCCTTGAATACCTTAATACTGAAACCTGTAAGTAGGTTAGCTTCTgtcatatatttacatcttaTATATTCCATCTCCATTTGAGTCACTTCAGGTATATGCTTAACTCCATTTTTTCGTGTGTTACACATTTCTATGTACATACTTCAATGAAATTGTCAAACTATGCCATGTATGCAGACATGAATCGGATCCCATTGATTGTCCCGAAAGcgagtatatatgtatgtaggagTTGGAGGGGCAGTGCTTAAGTTAATTTTTAACTTTCTGGATCAAATATATGATAGTATCGTTATCAAACTCAGTATCAGTTATAACCGATTGTAGAACAATCCAGTCCTTGCCTCATCCCACGATATATAGAGTGAGAATCTCCAATAGTTTATTCTGAATTAATCTCTCGTCGCTGCTTCTGATTCGTCGATAGGAAGAGCCACTTGAACATTGCCACCTCCTTCAATTGATATAAGCAGCATCATGCGCCACATTCTATTTATAGCACAAGCTACAACAGTCGGGAGTCTCTTTGGCTACAGCACTGGGGAAACCCTATGTGAGATCTCGTCTACAACAATAGCTCGTGACTAACGCTGATGATATCTGAAAGCAATGGTGTACAGATGCTTTGATTTGATTGGCTAGTTGAAAGTAGAATCCAAAACAAATGCAATTCTTTAGAAAAATTTCCAAACGGTCTGTATGTGTTACTATCTATCGTTAGGGATTTCTTCAAGGCATCGAGATGCTGCTGAAACAGAGAAACGAAAGTTATCAATTTTTGGAGTTTGTTGTATATAAAACGGGAAAAATGTCTATACAGATCATTAGAATTCGAAGACTAAAGCAAGATATTAGTAAGCGAAGCAGTGCAATTAATAGACAATATGAAGCAAGGTAAGAATTagttaattacaaaatgtaactTAAGATATTTTCTAATTAACTTAATTAACCAGATCTTGAATGGTCTTCACTAtattattatgtacatattaGGTTTATGTAGctaaattattatcaattttattttgttattttattgaaagttgataaaattaattacaaaatatttgttcaaaGCTGTTTTGCAATAGAAATTTAGTGAGTttaaacaattttcatttttatttatttatttttatgatgaGTTACACGTTAGGAAGCAATTAATCAAAgcttttaattaaataaatatttcataatttcttCTATTTAACACGTTCTTCATAAGTTACTAGCTGTTTCTTTCTAGTAAATACACGCCAACATAAGCAAAGTTTAATAATGTATTTCAAAACCATATCGATCGGTGAAAATAACATTGACTCTAAAATGTTAAAAAGCAAAGACATTATCAGGATTATTTCTCGTCttttttataggatttacattcAACCACTTCCTAGTGACCATCATTACATTGGCTTGTATCGTCCCGATGGTAACGAACGCCGCGCCCCTCCCTGGATACCAAGAGAAATGGAGAAATCCATGTGAAATACCTTCCCCAACATTTGAACCGTACGAGACGACAAACGCGCAGAAATCTTCCGTTCTCCAGGATTTACTTTTGAATCTCCAGGTGGCAGAGAATGTTATTTCCGATCTAAAAATGGAATATGTAAGTTTATCTAACTTTGTAACTATTGAATAAAAGTATTCTTTGAATGATGAGGGTGTCGAAAACTTAGTTAATCAATAAGTTCGAATTGTGAAAAAATGGAATTATGTATCGAAAATTCAATCAAtcattttagttttaataaattaaagaGCTCGAAGAGCAAAAAATGCGAAACAGGAATGTTTACATATACCACGACTATTGAAAACAATTGTTATCGAatggtgtgtgtatgtgtgtcgATAACttatgtaatatgatttaatttaGTAAACAGAAACTTTGAATAGTGACAAATGAAATGCGTCAATATGCCTATGACTTTTGAAGCAGAATTGTTATTAAATGGTATGGGTGTCGATGACTAAAATACCTTTATATAGCACACTAGGTGCGGAAAGCATGgcgtaaaattaattattgaccTCTTGATACAGATGTAAAAGTACATATGTAAAACTAATagttgtataaatattgatgtATCCAGGATTTAAAATGGTAGAAATTGTCTGTTTCAGAGAACACATCGTGTCGCGGGGAGAGTCTCTAACGGTTCGTGTGTCTCCAGCCTTGAAAACAACCTCGATAATGTGTATAGGCATGTTGACGGCTTCCCAGACCTGGCGCCATACTTCTTGTCACGGAACTTCCTAGCTATTTGTGAAAACGTGAGTGTCTTCAATTTTGAATATCTTTTGATTTAGTGAACTTAATCACCAACGGGAGACTTAGGCATATGTTTTACCTTATTTAAACTGttggtatttatttttttccatttttttttattgaagcaGCACATGCTGGTTTTATATACTCTGACAACTTTGCTAGCCAAGGATATTAAGCCGATTCTCTTCCTactacccttggctagcgaagttgataCTCTGAGGGATGACTACTTCTCCTGCCAATAATTATCGGATAGAACTATTGAAAACTAGTTTAACATCTTCTTTGTTATGATAAGAATATTCAATTTAGCGAAATTCTCTTCTCCCCACCCCTAATGTTAAGCTTTAGATGTACTCTTTCAGTCATCTTTATATTTACTTAGAATGAATGTGGCTCCATGCTCTTCCCAAGTTATGTTATAGActaataaaacatcattttactagatcattttcatgattttgtagaTTTCTACGACATTTTTGCACGACTACAAAATCCTTGTCCCAGTTATGATTTTCCTGGAAGAAACCATTGAAGAGGATTATCAGAACAACAACGCCACATACTTTTACCAACTGACGGAATTACACAACGCATTGAAAGGAGTGATGTGTAAATTTCATCAAATTGAACAACGTTGTGGCGCAGAGGAACAAACTCTGGACGCAACGGAACTTATTCACAATTACAAGGTATCGCCTAACTATGATCCTCGGGAGAGAGATTACCTTCTGATTAGGGATACAGGTGTTTTAGTTCGGGCGCTGCATGGTAGATATGATAACTGTCTCACGCTGTTCAGAAAAATCTCGTCATAATGACGTCAAATAGAAAATCTCGTCATAATGACGTCAAATAGAAAATCTCGTCATAATGACGTCAAATAGAAAATCTCGTCATAATGACGTCAAATAGAAAATCCGTCATAATGACGTCAAATAGAAAATCTCGTCATAATGACGTCAAATAGAAAATCCGTTATAATGACATCCAATAGAAAATCTCGTCATAATGGCGCGCAATAGAAAATCTCTTAATAACGACGTGCAATAGAAAATCTCGTCATAACGGCGTACCATAGAAAATCTCGGCATCTTTACATTTAATTCAATACTTCTTCTAAAACTAACATATACTCAAATGtccaaatttcatttttctataaCAATAACTAATGTACTATCTTCAAATCTCAATGTTCCATTTTTCTTTCCCTAAAAGTAGTTATAACTGTTACAAAGTTCATAATCAATTCCCGGTAAAGAAACTTCATTTTTTAGTTCGCTCAATTACTGTTTTGTTGAACTTACTTATTTCAAAATTCCATTTTAATTTCTTACCAATAGTTAAACATAATAACTCACATCATCTATTTTATATACCAACTGGTAATCGTAGTTTGCCAGAATAAATCTTTTAGcataatattttgtatcataatGCGATGACATATTCCACATTTCCCCCTGTTTTTTCCTAACACTCTTTGAAAATcaatcatgtttatctaaatttcatttgcatttggttgtatattttgatgtctctttttctttttatctagacattgttttccttttttcattttgtaagTTTGATTTGAATATGGTTGTAGAATGATATGTCCTTGAATGAATATGGTCTTGAATGCAAGTGTCAAACCTGAAAACATCGACCAAGCTGTTGAATATTTAGACACTTATCATATTCCTGAAAACTTCAAAATGATGAGATGATTTTCAGGCATTCTTTATGATAGAGTTAGAAtgaaatgtgtttgttttcatAAATGTGACACTTGAGATGAATAATGCAGAATGGTATGAATATTATGCTGTGTTTGTTTGTAAACGTCCCGGTAAttgaaattcaatttcaatGCATTCCACAACAAGTAATATGCGTTATAAggatttaattatttatatgaaTACAGTGTTTATGTATAGggatatgttttatgtatttacatgtgTTAATTTGAAGGCAATTGTGTGTCGAACTGCCATTGTGACAATgtttgaatatacatgtaacaatattgatataatattaGTATAACGCGCGTGCATGATATGGATGTCATTACGAATAATTGTGTTTAAGaaagtttttattttaccaCAGTAGTAACTGTCAGGGTAATGAACATAATCGTGTTCATGAAATTGTATGATTATATTAATCGGCCGATAAATCACGCTTTCAGCactgaatattttttatagGTTTTTAAgtctttttatgtttatatatatatttttgtacacaGCAATtggatatttttgtttcatttctttacatgtacatgccaatctaattgatatacatgtatgacgtTGTTGAATGCTCAAACAAATGTGAAATGGTATTTTGTGAATAAATAAAGCATGTTGTTaccaatatttacaattttgtctTCTTTTTCTTGAAAAAACTTATGAGGATACCATGCTTCATATGTAAGACGTGAAAACAATTCAAGGATCGGGAAGTGGATGACACCGTTCATCTCAACGCTTTTGGATAAAGatatacaaataattttgtttaaagataATCCCTTGTTTTCAGTTCAGTTCAgttctttattactttaaaCCAATTGGTTTATCGGTacagtgcatatatatatatacagtgcagacaggaaaaacaatacaatatgtacagacaCACAACACACTCGCAGCGTACACGTATGTAGTGTAGAGAGATATCTCACATtacgatatatttacattcgtcacatttattttttaactttcatattatatttttatccaGTATTAACATATACCATTAATATGTTATTGTCACTCAACACATTTTAACACTCtcatattacatttatacattactTACAGAAAAACATTCATTAACCATCGCACATTACATTGATACGTTACATTGTATTGactttatattataatacattagaCGTTACTAGCAcattacattaatattatttcatgttatctcATTCTTACGTCACATTACTTATACATGATCTTGTTCgcataatattacatttacgtTACTCAAATCACATTAATAgtattttcacatataaatgtaacattacattCTATATTATTAACACATTAATTTAATCATTCAAATAAAACCTTCAACCACGGCattgatagtacatgtatgttagtATTAATACGGTATGCCATTATTCATGCTAAACTTTCTCTCTTTTTGTTGCTCAATCTGATAAATTTGGCTAAATTTGACAGATCTtttatattatctgttttcattaattgcacaaatttaaacatactagggttttgaaaataatatctcTTGATACACTTACTTCTTATATCTTTAAAACTTTcgcatttaataataaaatgatattcatcctcgatatcccCGCTATTGCATGATGTACAAATTCGACGACTTCTATCTGTATTGTTATAACGACCTCTCTCGATATTTAACTTATGTGACGACATACgaatttttgatatttctttcaaattttgagTCCCTAtagattttgttaaatatttctgtAGACCAAAAACTTCGCGAATATATTTGTACAATGAGCACTTAGAAGATAACTCTATCTGTTCACTACAGTCTTGTTGGAATATATCATACATCTGTACATTCTACGTTTGATGATATCAATATCTTTGTCAATTATTTTATCACTATGCCAAATATAACCTAACCCCATTCTGTATAATTCATCTCTGACACTATCCGACCAATCACTCCCCTTCTCAAGCATTTCTTG
This genomic window from Argopecten irradians isolate NY chromosome 11, Ai_NY, whole genome shotgun sequence contains:
- the LOC138334905 gene encoding uncharacterized protein, producing MVTTDLHGFTFNHFLVTIITLACIVPMVTNAAPLPGYQEKWRNPCEIPSPTFEPYETTNAQKSSVLQDLLLNLQVAENVISDLKMEYRTHRVAGRVSNGSCVSSLENNLDNVYRHVDGFPDLAPYFLSRNFLAICENISTTFLHDYKILVPVMIFLEETIEEDYQNNNATYFYQLTELHNALKGVMCKFHQIEQRCGAEEQTLDATELIHNYKVSPNYDPRERDYLLIRDTGVLVRALHGRYDNCLTLFRKISS